In Amphiura filiformis chromosome 2, Afil_fr2py, whole genome shotgun sequence, one DNA window encodes the following:
- the LOC140142192 gene encoding TLC domain-containing protein 2-like, with the protein MFTLIGFCTIVAGLVVFTCFNITLRHFQWIPLPSGYDTVNKQHNWRNTIGSLVHATIMWIMSYMSLPALWEDFVGNYTQLGEITLGITIGYAIYDILDLFTNKPLRVIWPLLIHHFIAVFFPSLFLWRQEYLAYGIICCTVEVNSIALHIRQLLLMYNVTKQSIIFKANNVFNLFHERWENPLQELVCNDILGFPYRVNKGRTSYGLGIPLECEMTSYWNPPGSVVV; encoded by the exons ATGTTTACGTTGATTGGTTTCTGCACCATAGTAGCAGGTCTGGTTGTCTTCACCTGTTTCAATATTACTCTGCGACATTTCCAATGGATCCCTTTACCATCAGGGTATGACACCGTCAATAAGCAACATAATTGGAGGAATACTATTGGATCACTTGTGCATGCAACTATTATGTGGATCATGTCCTATATGAG TTTACCAGCACTATGGGAAGATTTCGTAGGAAATTACACGCAACTCGGAGAAATCACTCTAGGAATAACTATAG GTTATGCAATATACGACATATTGGATCTCTTTACGAACAAGCCTTTGAGGGTTATATGGCCGTTGCTTATCCACCATTTCATA gCTGTATTCTTCCCGTCACTATTTCTTTGGCGACAAGAGTATCTCGCCTATGGTATCATCTGTTGCACGGTCGAAGTAAACAGCATAGCGTTACACATACGGCAGTTGCTTCTTATGTACAATGTTACAAAACAGTCCATAATATTCAAAGCTAATAACGTCTTCAAC ttATTTCATGAGAGATGGGAAAACCctttgcaagagttggtgtgtaaTGACATTTTGGGATTCCCCTATAGAGTAAACAAAGGCAGGACTAGTTATGGATTGGGTATTCCCCTAGAATGTGAAATGACATCATATTGGAATCCCCCAGGAAGTGTTGTAGTGtaa
- the LOC140171781 gene encoding LOW QUALITY PROTEIN: uncharacterized protein (The sequence of the model RefSeq protein was modified relative to this genomic sequence to represent the inferred CDS: inserted 2 bases in 1 codon), whose product MNPLCYSREELLNLQPSSGSPTCRVTINVVEPTRRGHRAFSKQQHPIPTIITSRISRNQNTRPARGVNLSNLKQLPRFDAVPTQLDVCLWNLQSLRNCRIYXEYVLQHDIDIMLVTESWLYNDDHVVIGECTPPGYSFLNIPRPSGRCGGIAVLFKSQLQLRLRPTTITTTFFEFACITDNVGLLNLVVIYRPPPSPINGFRQSDFIVEFDSFMDDVVLFPGQLLLAGDFNVYWDEQDRSDVKQYSSIIASASLHQYVNVPTHRSGHILDHVLCCPDENFIQDFSVHENPLTWHHCVHFKLNLAKPVPQRVTQTLRNYKSIDGAAFSQALTDHLNPIPNVNNPGELYTWYNGTVSDCLDEYAPSETRTRTIRNRQPWYNQTIHAARQDRHRVERKWRKSRSESDRQEYVTARNNVTKCIVEAKQFYYSDRLSGANTKTVFQTVNSLLNSKVKPLPVDVHNDPKDLGNKFAQFFKSKIYKIRKELESSCENVDPSQFVDSCPGSYEVLSQFCHMTADEIRRVIAKASNASSVLDPQPTWLMRQFVDINLTALTTIVNVSLQTGEFPTLAHKAIVKPLLKKAIFG is encoded by the exons atgaATCCTTTGTGTTATAGCAGAGAGGAACTTTTAAACCTACAGCCTTCTAGTGGAAGTCCTACTTGTAGAGTAACAATAAATGt TGTTGAACCTACAAGAAGGGGACATCGTGCTTTCAGTAAGCAACAGCATCCTATTCCTACCATCATCACCAGCAGAATATCAAGAAATCAAAATACTCGTCCTGCCCGTGGAGTAAACTTATCAAACTTAAAGCAGTTACCAAGATTTGATGCAGTACCAACGCAACTAGATGTCTGCCTTTGGAACCTACAATCCCTGCGAAACTGTAGAATTTA TGAATATGTACTGCAACATGATATAGATATCATGCTTGTGACAGAATCCTGGTTGTATAATGACGATCATGTTGTCATAGGCGAATGTACACCACCGGGTTACTCATTCTTGAACATACCAAGACCATCAGGTAGATGCGGTGGCATAGCCGTTTTGTTCAAGAGTCAACTCCAGCTTCGCTTGAGACCAACCACAATCACTACTACCTTTTTCGAATTTGCCTGCATTACTGACAATGTCGGTCTCCTTAACCTAGTTGTCATATATCGACCCCCTCCATCACCAATAAATGGATTTCGGCAATCTGACTTCATAGTAGAATTTGATAGTTTTATGGATGATGTTGTGTTATTCCCAGGACAACTGCTACTCGCAGGTGACTTTAATGTGTACTGGGATGAACAAGATAGATCTGATGTGAAGCAATACTCCAGCATCATTGCTTCTGCAAGTCTTCATCAATATGTAAACGTTCCAACTCATAGGAGTGGCCACATTCTTGATCACGTGCTATGCTGCCCTGATGAAAACTTCATCCAAGACTTTTCAGTGCATGAAAATCCTTTAACATGGCATCACTGTGTCCATTTTAAACTAAACTTAGCAAAACCGGTACCCCAGCGTGTCACACAAACTCTAAGAAATTATAAGAGCATTGATGGTGCAGCATTTTCACAGGCTTTAACTGATCACCTGAACCCTATTCCAAATGTTAATAACCCTGGTGAGCTGTACACTTGGTACAATGGAACTGTATCTGATTGCCTTGATGAATATGCTCCATCTGAAACCCGAACCCGGACTATTAGAAACCGTCAACCATGGTATAATCAAACCATCCACGCTGCTCGTCAAGACCGCCATAGAGTAGAAAGAAAATGGCGTAAGTCACGATCTGAGTCCGACCGCCAAGAGTATGTGACTGCCAGAAATAATGTCACTAAATGTATTGTCGAAGCTAAACAGTTCTATTACTCTGATAGACTTTCGGGAGCAAACACAAAGACTGTTTTTCAAACTGTGAACAGTCTCCTAAACAGCAAAGTTAAACCCTTGCCTGTCGATGTCCACAATGACCCAAAAGACCTGGGAAATAAATTTGCCCAGTTTTTCAAGAGTAAAATCTATAAGATTCGAAAAGAACTTGAATCTTCATGTGAAAATGTCGACCCCTCTCAGTTTGTTGACAGTTGCCCTGGGTCTTACGAAGTTCTCTCCCAGTTTTGCCACATGACCGCTGACGAGATCCGCAGAGTAATCGCAAAGGCATCCAATGCTTCTTCTGTGCTAGATCCTCAACCAACTTGGCTTATGAGGCAGTTTGTGGACATCAATCTAACTGCCCTTACTACCATAGTAAATGTTTCATTACAGACAGGTGAATTTCCAACTCTGGCACACAAGGCAATTGTGAAGCCACTGCTAAAAAAAGCCATCTTTGGATAG